A portion of the Stigmatella aurantiaca DW4/3-1 genome contains these proteins:
- a CDS encoding myxosortase-dependent metalloprotease, MXAN_2677/MXAN_2678 family, producing MTTIAALLLTLSMGQTVDPYVRSRVEAGDRSTQCLFWTVPRITWNQSTLGNPGTQPAGSEFEAVRRSFQSWQDVFSSCGNITFEEGPRVADRDVGYVSKGENRNLVLFRTRQCTVGSVVPAEDPCWEDDVCGNVYDCWSNGNETIAVTLTTYDENTGIIYDSDIELNAVVFSFTTADGPRCTPPLTQGCVATDIQNTMTHEIGHLVGLDHTDAPNSTMNPRAPPGETSKRTIDAGSRAFVCESYPKGGVSQNCLHLTTDPTLGRKAAGASAGGCASAGAEAWLPALAGWALLRARRRKEPRA from the coding sequence GTGACGACGATCGCCGCGTTGTTGCTGACCTTGTCGATGGGGCAGACGGTGGACCCCTACGTGCGCAGCCGGGTCGAGGCGGGAGACCGGTCCACCCAGTGCCTGTTCTGGACGGTGCCGCGCATCACTTGGAACCAGAGCACCCTGGGCAACCCGGGGACGCAGCCCGCGGGGTCCGAGTTCGAGGCGGTCCGCCGCTCGTTCCAGAGCTGGCAGGATGTCTTCTCCTCGTGCGGAAACATCACCTTCGAGGAGGGTCCACGGGTGGCGGACCGCGACGTCGGCTACGTGAGCAAGGGGGAGAACCGCAACCTCGTGCTCTTCCGCACGCGGCAGTGCACGGTGGGCAGCGTCGTCCCCGCGGAGGATCCGTGCTGGGAGGACGATGTCTGCGGCAACGTCTATGACTGCTGGAGCAACGGCAACGAGACCATCGCCGTCACCCTGACGACGTATGACGAGAACACCGGCATCATCTACGACTCGGACATCGAGCTGAACGCGGTGGTCTTCTCCTTCACCACGGCCGATGGCCCCCGGTGCACCCCGCCCCTCACCCAGGGGTGTGTGGCCACGGACATCCAGAACACCATGACGCATGAGATCGGCCACTTGGTGGGGCTGGATCACACGGACGCGCCGAACTCGACGATGAACCCGCGGGCGCCTCCGGGAGAGACGTCCAAGCGCACCATCGACGCGGGCTCCCGCGCCTTCGTCTGCGAGTCATACCCGAAGGGAGGGGTCAGCCAGAACTGCCTGCACCTCACCACGGACCCGACGCTGGGGCGCAAGGCGGCCGGGGCCAGTGCGGGCGGCTGTGCCAGCGCGGGGGCCGAGGCATGGCTTCCCGCCCTGGCGGGGTGGGCCTTGCTCCGGGCCCGCCGCCGCAAGGAACCGCGCGCGTGA
- a CDS encoding HAD family hydrolase, translating to MSVAFFDLDKTLLAVNSASLWIRRELALGHITRWQALRASLWMARYHLGFVSMQDALRAAIGHLAGTEALPIQKRTTAFYEEQVRPLYRPGALLALEDHRNAGDRLVLLTSSTGYLSELVARDLRLDAILCNRFEVNADGLHTGKPLGIVCFGEGKRTCAEAYAKEVGAPLSSCSFYTDSYSDLPVMEVVGKPVAVHPDHRLRREALRRGWPVVDWGVPRGGSPLKGASGAPQAGASPR from the coding sequence ATGAGCGTCGCGTTTTTCGATCTCGACAAGACGCTGCTCGCGGTGAACTCCGCCTCGCTGTGGATCCGCCGCGAACTCGCCCTGGGTCACATCACCCGGTGGCAAGCCCTGCGGGCCAGCCTGTGGATGGCCCGCTATCACCTGGGCTTCGTGTCCATGCAGGATGCGCTCCGGGCCGCGATCGGCCATCTGGCAGGCACCGAGGCCCTTCCCATCCAAAAGCGCACCACCGCCTTCTATGAAGAGCAGGTCCGCCCGCTCTACCGCCCTGGGGCGCTTCTCGCCCTGGAGGATCACCGGAACGCCGGGGACCGGTTGGTGCTGCTGACCTCCTCGACGGGGTATCTCTCCGAGCTGGTCGCGCGGGATCTGCGCTTGGATGCGATCCTCTGCAACCGCTTCGAGGTGAACGCCGATGGCCTGCACACGGGCAAGCCTCTGGGCATCGTCTGTTTCGGAGAGGGCAAGCGCACCTGCGCGGAGGCCTACGCGAAAGAGGTGGGGGCGCCCCTGTCCTCGTGCTCCTTCTACACGGACTCCTACTCGGATCTGCCCGTGATGGAGGTGGTGGGAAAACCCGTGGCCGTCCATCCAGACCACCGGCTGCGGCGGGAAGCGCTCCGCAGGGGCTGGCCGGTGGTGGACTGGGGAGTGCCTCGCGGAGGCTCTCCCCTGAAGGGCGCCTCCGGGGCACCCCAGGCGGGCGCGAGCCCGAGGTGA
- a CDS encoding myxosortase-dependent metalloprotease, MXAN_2677/MXAN_2678 family, which translates to MSRSLWLLLGMLLAAPAARAQFDYRRTVVPGKPLCLAWPIREYVYHLDAAGSLWTPGDTELTAIEAAFDSWRALAAGCTDYVFTRGPDVTNPSVGYDQSHPELNQNVITFRERPCFEVVPENDVCKEDDSCGNAYACWEHGFATIALTTTTFSFNTGYALDADIELNAAQAGGGPGFLFTTVSSPPCLGEILPECVATDVQNTMTHEIGHVVGLDHVYSLLSTMEATAPAGETHKRVIDVGSGAGFCRTYPRGLPPAQCGEPVVTNKQLSAQSTGTGCAAAPGPWWGGVWLGAWGAMALRRRARRRIRGQGSL; encoded by the coding sequence GTGAGCCGGAGCCTGTGGCTCTTGCTGGGCATGCTGCTCGCCGCGCCTGCCGCGCGCGCGCAGTTCGACTACAGGCGCACCGTGGTTCCCGGCAAGCCGTTGTGCCTCGCGTGGCCCATCCGGGAGTATGTGTACCACCTGGACGCTGCGGGCAGCCTGTGGACTCCGGGGGACACCGAGCTCACCGCGATCGAGGCCGCATTCGACTCCTGGCGGGCCCTGGCCGCCGGGTGCACGGACTACGTGTTCACGCGCGGACCCGATGTCACGAACCCCTCGGTGGGTTACGACCAGAGCCATCCGGAGCTCAACCAGAACGTCATCACCTTCCGGGAGAGGCCCTGCTTCGAGGTGGTGCCTGAGAATGACGTCTGCAAGGAAGACGACAGCTGTGGCAACGCCTACGCGTGCTGGGAGCACGGCTTCGCCACCATCGCGCTGACCACCACGACCTTCAGCTTCAATACCGGTTATGCCCTGGACGCGGACATCGAGCTCAACGCGGCCCAGGCGGGTGGGGGGCCAGGGTTTCTCTTCACCACGGTGAGCAGCCCGCCCTGCCTGGGGGAGATCCTCCCCGAGTGCGTCGCCACGGACGTCCAGAACACGATGACCCATGAGATCGGCCACGTCGTGGGGCTGGACCATGTGTACTCGCTGTTGTCCACCATGGAGGCGACCGCGCCGGCTGGAGAGACGCACAAGCGCGTCATCGACGTCGGCTCCGGAGCGGGCTTCTGCCGCACGTATCCGCGGGGCCTGCCCCCGGCCCAGTGCGGGGAGCCCGTCGTGACGAACAAGCAGTTGTCCGCCCAGAGCACGGGCACGGGTTGCGCGGCGGCACCGGGGCCCTGGTGGGGAGGCGTGTGGCTGGGGGCGTGGGGGGCGATGGCCCTCCGCCGGCGGGCCCGGCGGCGAATCCGTGGACAGGGGAGCCTATGA